A region of Streptomyces paludis DNA encodes the following proteins:
- a CDS encoding aspartate aminotransferase family protein, giving the protein MTELLSIDDAEAMSVGQVHDLYRQYVNKSQVSLMTSFGFGRELVDRAEGAYVHTKDGRRILDFTGGVGVLNHGHNHPRILEARRRFAENGRMEVHKTYFSPYLAALSHNLAAVLPGDLDMSFLPNSGAEAVEGAVKLAYKYHGGKRNSVLRSDISFHGKLLGSGSLTGGAQNHFAFPGIPGVSTFTYDDLDSVRAAVDATRDSKGRADVYALLIEPFSASTIRWCSEEFLRGVRELCTKEDIILIFDEIYSGWGKTGTMFYFMRYPGLIPDVVTTSKSFGGGKSSISAYVARRPVFRKAYDNLRDALLQSTSTTYYGFGEECATAIEAINIAVEEDFPARARAIESVLGPGLERIAKEHSDIVTDVRGAGALWGAFLGSPGILDLVAKLAPGGLAKDPQFGTKVVTCAVINALYQDHDIYAYYTLNGKNPLVVGPPLVATPDEVEIFLERLERTLAVGLPRLVTRFVREKVSSLW; this is encoded by the coding sequence ATGACAGAACTCCTGAGCATCGACGACGCCGAAGCCATGTCCGTCGGCCAAGTGCACGACCTGTACCGCCAGTACGTGAACAAGAGCCAGGTGTCCCTGATGACCTCCTTCGGCTTCGGCCGGGAACTGGTCGACCGGGCCGAGGGCGCGTACGTCCATACGAAGGACGGCCGCCGGATCCTGGACTTCACCGGAGGTGTCGGCGTCCTCAACCACGGCCACAACCACCCACGGATCCTCGAAGCCCGCCGACGGTTCGCCGAGAACGGGCGGATGGAGGTCCACAAGACCTACTTCTCCCCCTACCTGGCCGCGCTGTCCCACAATCTGGCCGCCGTCCTCCCGGGCGACCTGGACATGTCCTTCCTGCCCAACTCGGGCGCGGAGGCCGTCGAGGGCGCGGTGAAGCTCGCGTACAAGTACCACGGCGGCAAACGCAACAGTGTGCTCCGCAGCGACATCAGCTTCCACGGCAAGCTCCTCGGCTCGGGCAGCCTCACCGGCGGCGCGCAGAACCACTTCGCCTTTCCCGGGATCCCCGGTGTCTCCACCTTCACCTACGACGATCTGGACTCCGTACGGGCCGCCGTGGACGCGACCCGCGACAGCAAGGGCCGGGCCGATGTCTACGCCCTGCTCATCGAACCGTTCAGCGCCTCCACCATCCGGTGGTGCTCGGAGGAGTTCCTGCGCGGAGTGCGGGAGTTGTGCACGAAGGAGGACATCATCCTCATCTTCGACGAGATCTACAGCGGCTGGGGCAAGACCGGCACGATGTTCTACTTCATGCGCTACCCCGGGCTCATACCCGATGTGGTGACGACATCGAAGTCCTTCGGCGGCGGCAAGTCCTCCATCTCCGCGTACGTGGCCCGCCGGCCGGTCTTCCGCAAGGCGTACGACAATCTGCGGGACGCGCTGCTCCAGAGCACCAGCACCACCTACTACGGGTTCGGCGAGGAGTGCGCCACCGCCATCGAGGCGATCAACATCGCCGTGGAGGAGGACTTCCCGGCGCGCGCCAGGGCGATCGAGAGCGTCCTCGGCCCCGGCCTCGAACGGATCGCCAAGGAGCACTCCGACATCGTCACGGACGTACGCGGCGCCGGCGCGCTGTGGGGCGCCTTCCTGGGCAGCCCCGGCATCCTCGACCTCGTCGCCAAACTGGCCCCCGGCGGGCTGGCCAAGGACCCGCAGTTCGGTACGAAGGTGGTCACCTGCGCCGTCATCAACGCGCTGTACCAGGACCACGACATCTACGCCTACTACACACTCAACGGCAAGAACCCGCTGGTCGTCGGCCCGCCCCTGGTCGCCACCCCGGACGAGGTGGAGATCTTCCTGGAGCGCCTGGAGCGCACCCTCGCCGTCGGACTGCCCCGTCTGGTCACCCGCTTCGTCCGCGAGAAGGTGTCGTCGCTGTGGTGA
- a CDS encoding sensor histidine kinase, giving the protein MAHTDPNRGSAVHQEIDTSIRRALRRAGLEPAIRPEAVDELTVHACALFDEVIAVAETGGPLGMVTAGGAEWSQPDMDWALLLRAGTTLFEVVLPIALRELAPPDSAAASRVSALLHRGITALVVRGSLTEPPSPRELILSSRRDERRRMARELHDRVLHGIGLALHSLDLHRYHAESSPVLARDKVDSAIDQLCQAVHTLQQFSGELRRSVGPGDLEPALRSYLADHVEPSVEVAMRTRGNLASLPADIGEEVYLIVREAARNAVRHASPVQLDIAVEVNDRTIRATVTDDGCGTDADASRPGGGLSSMRERALLLRGQFVWTSAPGAGTLVAVRVPLGENRR; this is encoded by the coding sequence ATGGCACACACCGACCCGAACCGCGGTTCCGCCGTCCATCAGGAGATCGATACCTCGATCCGCCGAGCGCTGCGCCGCGCGGGCCTGGAGCCGGCCATCCGGCCCGAGGCCGTCGATGAACTCACCGTCCACGCCTGCGCCCTCTTCGACGAAGTCATCGCCGTCGCCGAGACCGGCGGCCCGCTCGGCATGGTCACCGCCGGTGGCGCCGAGTGGAGTCAACCGGACATGGACTGGGCGCTGTTACTCCGGGCAGGAACCACACTCTTCGAGGTGGTACTGCCCATAGCCCTCCGCGAGCTGGCCCCTCCGGACAGCGCCGCCGCCAGCCGGGTCAGCGCACTGCTCCACCGCGGGATCACGGCCCTCGTCGTCCGCGGTTCCCTGACCGAGCCGCCCTCCCCGCGCGAGCTGATCCTCAGTTCGCGGCGGGACGAACGCCGCCGTATGGCACGGGAGTTGCACGACCGGGTGCTGCACGGCATCGGCCTGGCCCTGCACAGCCTCGACCTGCACCGATACCACGCGGAGTCCTCCCCCGTACTGGCCCGCGACAAGGTGGACTCGGCGATCGACCAGCTCTGTCAGGCCGTGCACACCCTCCAGCAGTTCTCCGGGGAACTGCGCCGGTCGGTGGGGCCCGGCGATCTGGAGCCGGCGCTGCGCTCCTATCTGGCGGACCATGTCGAACCGTCGGTGGAGGTGGCGATGCGTACGAGAGGGAATCTCGCCTCGCTCCCCGCGGACATCGGCGAGGAGGTCTATCTGATCGTGCGCGAGGCCGCCCGCAACGCGGTGCGCCACGCCTCGCCCGTCCAGCTGGACATCGCCGTCGAGGTGAACGACCGGACGATACGCGCGACGGTGACGGACGACGGTTGCGGCACCGACGCCGACGCCTCCCGGCCCGGCGGCGGCCTGTCCTCCATGCGGGAGCGCGCCCTGCTCCTGCGCGGGCAGTTCGTCTGGACCAGCGCGCCCGGCGCCGGCACCCTGGTCGCGGTGCGGGTCCCGCTCGGGGAGAACCGCCGATGA
- a CDS encoding response regulator, with product MSVPPDPPAVRICLADDHTLMRDGLKEVLHTAPGFTVVGEASTGTEAMALVGRLRPDVLLLDVEMPGPHPAETIQQVARIAPETAVLVLTMHDDPHMVQELLEAGASGYLLKSILREELIAAVGSVAHRTSGSVVLIVSRRTVGQLHRQKPRDRKTQLTDRELVLLRLVAEALSNAQIAARLFITEATVKRHLTNVYAKLGAVSRVDALRKATAAGLIGDGRPGHAGPLHGAPP from the coding sequence ATGAGTGTCCCGCCGGACCCGCCCGCGGTCCGTATCTGCCTCGCCGACGATCACACCCTGATGCGCGACGGTCTCAAGGAAGTCCTCCACACCGCCCCGGGATTCACCGTGGTGGGTGAGGCGTCCACCGGCACCGAGGCCATGGCGCTCGTGGGACGGCTCCGTCCCGATGTGCTCCTCCTGGATGTCGAGATGCCCGGCCCGCATCCCGCCGAGACCATCCAGCAGGTCGCCCGGATCGCTCCGGAAACCGCGGTGCTCGTCCTGACGATGCATGACGATCCGCACATGGTGCAGGAGCTGCTGGAGGCGGGGGCCTCCGGCTATCTGCTCAAGTCCATCCTCCGGGAGGAACTGATCGCCGCCGTCGGCTCGGTGGCGCACCGTACCTCCGGCAGCGTGGTGCTGATCGTCTCCCGCCGTACGGTGGGGCAGTTGCACCGGCAGAAGCCGCGCGACCGCAAGACTCAGTTGACGGACCGTGAGCTGGTGCTGCTGCGGCTGGTCGCGGAGGCCCTGAGCAACGCCCAGATCGCGGCGCGGCTCTTCATCACGGAGGCCACGGTCAAACGGCATCTCACCAACGTGTACGCGAAGCTGGGGGCGGTGTCCCGGGTGGACGCGCTGCGCAAGGCCACCGCGGCCGGGCTGATCGGCGACGGGAGACCGGGCCACGCCGGGCCGCTGCACGGCGCCCCTCCGTGA
- a CDS encoding lysylphosphatidylglycerol synthase domain-containing protein, with protein MTTEKTAVPVLVPVPGSPCTKTPYKKTRVPSAVWRRSLAALFAVAVVAGICLALRGQDWSVLAGLFHGGSAAALLGAVVISAAGLLCGTRSWLLTLSAIALPVPTGTGIRMFFVGFLGKFVPGRVWGLIAQIRMGERAGATKAQMAGTYLVNLVVVLLTGGLVGMLVAPALLPHGVWWLLLPLVPLAVLVARPELIHGLAGLAARIGRRPPPPPSPGRPGALRRAVAYQTVAWVLSGLHVWVLAVLLGAAPLPALTASVGGFALATVAGTLVVFAPDGVGVRELLLVPALASVLPLPAAIATALGSRVLTLVAELVTSGTALGGVALRDRRVLTASLRKGTIA; from the coding sequence ATGACCACGGAAAAGACGGCAGTGCCGGTTCTCGTCCCTGTTCCCGGCTCCCCCTGCACGAAGACCCCCTACAAGAAGACCCGCGTGCCGAGCGCGGTGTGGCGCCGCTCGCTGGCCGCGCTCTTCGCGGTGGCGGTGGTGGCCGGTATCTGTCTCGCCCTGCGCGGACAGGACTGGTCCGTGCTCGCCGGGCTGTTCCACGGCGGTTCGGCCGCGGCGCTGCTCGGCGCCGTTGTGATCAGCGCGGCGGGCCTGCTGTGCGGCACCCGCTCCTGGCTGCTGACGCTGTCGGCGATCGCGCTCCCCGTACCCACCGGCACCGGGATACGGATGTTCTTCGTCGGCTTCCTGGGCAAGTTCGTGCCGGGCCGGGTCTGGGGGCTGATCGCGCAGATCCGGATGGGCGAGCGGGCCGGCGCCACCAAGGCCCAGATGGCCGGGACGTACCTGGTCAACCTGGTCGTCGTCCTGCTCACGGGCGGTCTGGTCGGCATGCTGGTCGCGCCGGCGCTGCTGCCCCACGGAGTGTGGTGGCTGCTGCTGCCCCTGGTTCCGCTGGCGGTTCTCGTGGCCCGGCCCGAGCTGATCCACGGGCTGGCCGGGCTCGCCGCCCGGATCGGCCGCCGGCCGCCGCCACCGCCGTCCCCCGGCCGGCCGGGCGCCCTGCGCCGGGCCGTCGCGTACCAGACGGTCGCCTGGGTGCTGTCGGGCCTGCATGTCTGGGTGCTCGCGGTGCTGCTCGGCGCCGCGCCGCTGCCCGCGCTGACCGCCTCGGTCGGGGGGTTCGCCCTCGCCACCGTGGCCGGGACGCTCGTGGTGTTCGCACCCGATGGCGTCGGCGTCCGCGAACTGCTGCTGGTGCCCGCCCTCGCCTCCGTCCTGCCGCTGCCCGCCGCCATCGCCACCGCCCTCGGCAGCAGGGTGCTCACGCTCGTCGCCGAACTCGTCACCTCGGGCACCGCCCTGGGTGGGGTCGCGCTCCGCGACCGCCGGGTCCTTACCGCCTCCCTCCGAAAGGGGACCATCGCATGA
- a CDS encoding SDR family NAD(P)-dependent oxidoreductase, translating to MNTVLNTVRGAGVVVTGAGGGIGAALARRFAAEGARVVVNDLNAAKAAAVADAIGAVAVPGDASLIVGDARAALGGAVDIYCANAGVGFPPGHELPGDDVWSTAWDVNVMAHVRASRELIPGWLERGAGRFVSTVSAAGLLTMIGEPAYSVTKHGALAYAEWLSLTYRHRGLKVHAICPQGVRTDMLAATGSAGELVLARTAIEPEAVADALFTAMAEDRFLVLPHPEAAGLYRARADDPERWLDSMNRVQRKWEGGESAERGASGGS from the coding sequence ATGAATACGGTGCTGAATACGGTGCGCGGTGCCGGAGTGGTGGTCACGGGGGCCGGGGGCGGGATCGGCGCCGCGCTCGCGCGGCGGTTCGCCGCCGAGGGCGCCCGGGTGGTGGTCAACGACCTGAACGCGGCGAAGGCCGCGGCCGTCGCCGACGCGATAGGGGCCGTCGCGGTCCCCGGGGACGCCTCGCTGATCGTCGGGGACGCCCGCGCCGCGCTCGGCGGCGCGGTCGACATCTACTGCGCCAACGCCGGGGTCGGCTTCCCGCCCGGCCACGAGCTGCCCGGCGACGACGTCTGGTCGACCGCGTGGGACGTCAATGTGATGGCGCACGTACGGGCGAGCCGGGAGCTGATCCCCGGCTGGCTGGAGCGCGGTGCCGGCCGGTTCGTCTCCACCGTATCGGCCGCCGGACTGCTCACGATGATCGGTGAGCCCGCCTACAGCGTCACCAAGCACGGCGCGCTGGCGTACGCGGAGTGGCTCTCGCTGACCTACCGGCACCGCGGCCTCAAGGTCCACGCGATCTGCCCGCAGGGCGTACGTACGGACATGCTCGCCGCGACGGGCAGCGCCGGGGAGCTGGTCCTCGCGCGCACCGCCATCGAGCCGGAGGCCGTCGCCGACGCCCTGTTCACGGCCATGGCGGAGGACCGGTTCCTCGTCCTGCCGCACCCCGAGGCCGCCGGACTCTACCGGGCGCGCGCCGATGACCCCGAGCGCTGGCTCGACTCGATGAACAGGGTGCAGCGGAAGTGGGAGGGCGGGGAGAGCGCGGAGAGAGGGGCGAGCGGCGGCTCCTGA